A window of the Hordeum vulgare subsp. vulgare chromosome 5H, MorexV3_pseudomolecules_assembly, whole genome shotgun sequence genome harbors these coding sequences:
- the LOC123452569 gene encoding uncharacterized protein LOC123452569 isoform X2 — protein sequence MREEVRSSSGAAAEPQVAVVRSSSPPPTPVASSAGASSPAMQINIVSIDWLGNRQASRVDSSSHVAPHAYGPAHSFDAAGTALDSAPSCRPWERGDLLRRLATFKPSTWDAKPKAASSLACSQRGWVNVDMDKIECESCGAHLIFSAVASWSPTEVTKAGEAFAGQLDASHKNTCPWRGNSCADSLVQLHLTQSALIGGFKDRCDGLLQFLSLPVIAPSAIENMRLTRAAQINRLLTQSLSFLSGELGYKAENTPGVDIQQGSSCGYSRAQKLISLCGWEPRWLPNVQDCEENSTHSAKNALSNEPDEMFYSPLVEHQKSSFSASAKKDKGKGKRPLKDSGCSMSSPLLDCSLCGATVRIWDFRSVSRPTRFSPNNTDAPETGKKLTLTRGISAASGINGWVNDGVVRDQAEGRDEAATYEGKLVSNAGVDLNLSMAGGLPPLHSSVAVASECCNGGMGRDLMIAQPAGSEVGDRATSYESRGPSSRKRNLEEGGSTADKPQDGIRHADSIEGTVIDRDGEEVDDDVQDSDTKNKKSRGFNFFDANLPSSSGAGPSRNLCFDLDVDISMFGHSRAVGLAPVEHPSARDSMRASSVIAMDVRSADEDSMESVEYHPDAGIDINMPSSSGHRNIEMNDAFDLNDSNQAQQSACAQPAAGSDGREIGGSSTNEGEEVLNAGTTPAFARDQLSLGISGGSVGMGASDEAEIHGIDVSVQRTESGVGDAEPITDLTETMGHTGESVPGPGLMDEFVPEEVDREEPHGDSQDIVFRSAGRADSGSKYFGSNKADSGESGKKVGKAVTTDDQGLHYDLQNGLGATNGENDYEPGLPDFDPVKHHNSYCPWVNGTVAAACSYDTSSSSGSSQLSGWQLTVDALDTFQSLGQSQNQTMRSESAASLNMDDQAASNCKLARRTSVNKSHGKC from the exons ATGCGGGAGGAGGTCAGGAGCTCGTCGGGGGCGGCGGCCGAGCCGCAGGTCGCCGTCGTccggtcgtcgtcgccgccgcccaccCCGGTGGCCAG tTCTGCTGGTGCCTCATCACCTGCTATGCAAATTAATATAGTAAGCATAGATTGGCTGGGTAACAGACAGGCTTCCAGGGTTGATTCCTCATCACACGTTGCACCACATGCCTATGGGCCTGCTCATAGCTTTGATGCTGCTGGAACTGCTTTGGATTCTGCACCATCTTGTAGACCATGGGAGCGTGGAGACTTACTTCGTCGACTGGCAACattcaaaccttcaacttgggatgcTAAACCGAAG GCTGCTAGTTCATTGGCTTGTTCTCAAAGAGGCTGGGTAAATGTTGATATGGACAAAATTGAATGTGAATCATGTGGTGCGCATCTTATATTCAGTGCAGTGGCATCCTGGTCCCCAACTGAAG TTACAAAAGCTGGAGAAGCCTTTGCGGGGCAGCTTGATGCATCACACAAGAATACCTGTCCCTGGAGGGGCAATAGCTGTGCTGATAGCTTGGTTCAGCTCCACCTTACACAGTCAGCGCTTATTGGAGGTTTTAAAGATCGATGCGATGGACTTCTACAGTTTCTCTCTCTTCCTGTGATTGCTCCATCTGCAATTGAGAACATGAGGTTGACAAGGGCCGCTCAGATTAACCGCCTATTAACCCAATCACTTAGCTTCTTATCTGGGGAGCTGGGTTACAAAGCTGAGAATACACCAGGAGTCGACATCCAGCAAGGTTCTTCATGTGGCTACTCAAGA GCGCAGAAGCTTATAAGCCTTTGTGGATGGGAGCCTAGGTGGCTTCCAAATGTTCAGGACTGTGAAGAAAACTCAACCCACTCAGCTAAAAATGCACTTTCAAATGAACCAGATGAAATGTTTTATTCCCCCCTTGTTGAACACCAGAAAAGTTCATTCTCTGCATCAGccaagaaagataaaggaaaaggcaaaaggcCCCTCAAAGATTCGGGATGCAGCATGAGCTCGCCTTTATTAGATTGCAGCCTGTGTGGGGCTACAGTTAGGATCTGGGACTTCAGATCTGTGTCACGTCCTACTCGTTTTAGTCCAAATAACACTGATGCACCAGAAACAGGCAAAAAGCTAACACTGACGCGTGGAATTAGTGCAGCGAGTGGGATCAATGGATGGGTTAATGATGGGGTGGTAAGAGATCAAGCTGAAGGACGTGATGAAGCAGCAACTTATGAGGGGAAATTAGTATCAAATGCTGGAGTAGACCTTAATCTATCGATGGCTGGAGGACTACCACCACTTCATTCTTCAGTGGCTGTTGCATCTGAGTGTTGTAATGGAGGAATGGGAAGAGATCTGATGATTGCACAGCCCGCTGGAAGTGAAGTTGGTGATCGTGCAACATCATATGAGTCTCGGGGTCCAAGCTCGCGGAAGCGTAACCTTGAGGAAGGCGGGAGCACAGCTGACAAGCCACAGGACGGGATTCGACATGCTGACAGCATAGAAGGAACTGTCATTGATCGTGATGGTGAAGAAGTTGACGATGACGTGCAAGATTCAGATACCAAGAATAAAAAATCCCGCGGGTTCAACTTTTTTGATGCCAATCTTCCATCTTCTTCTGGAGCTGGTCCTAGTAGAAACTTGTGCTTTGACTTGGATGTGGATATTAGTATGTTCGGTCACTCTAGAGCTGTCGGTCTAGCTCCTGTTGAGCATCCatctgctagagattctatgaGGGCGTCTTCTGTTATCGCAATGGATGTTCGCAGCGCTGATGAAGATTCAATGGAGAGTGTTGAGTACCATCCAGATGCTGGTATAGATATTAATATGCCTTCATCTAGTGGGCACAGGAACATTGAAATGAATGATGCCTTTGATCTCAACGATAGCAACCAAGCACAGCAAAGTGCTTGTGCACAACCTGCTGCTGGAAGTGATGGAAGGGAGATAGGAGGAAGCAGTACTAATGAAGGGGAGGAAGTCCTTAATGCAGGTACAACTCCTGCTTTTGCAAGGGATCAACTTAGCTTAGGAATCAGTGGTGGAAGTGTTGGCATGGGTGCTAGTGACGAGGCTGAAATTCATGGCATTGATGTATCTGTGCAAAGAACTGAGAGTGGTGTAGGTGATGCAGAACCTATTACTGACCTTACTGAGACAATGGGCCATACCGGTGAATCAGTTCCAGGGCCTGGATTGATGGATGAGTTTGTACCTGAAGAAGTTGACCGGGAAGAACCTCATGGAGACAGCCAAGATATTGTGTTCCGTTCAGCAGGCCGTGCTGACAGTGGATCAAAATATTTTGGTTCTAATAAAGCTGATTCTGGTGAGAGTGGAAAAAAG GTTGGCAAAgcagtgactactgatgatcaagggTTGCATTATGATCTGCAGAATGGATTGG GAGCAACAAATGGAGAAAACGACTATGAACCAGGCCTTCCAGATTTTGATCCTGTTAAGCATCACAACAGTTACTGTCCATGGGTCAATGGAACTGTTGCAGCAGCTTGCAGCTATGATACTAGTTCCAGCTCAGGCAGTTCACAACTTTCTGGCTGGCAGCTAACTGTTGATGCACTTGATACATTCCAGTCCCTTGGTCAGTCTCAAAACCAAACCATGCGGTCTGAATCTGCGGCCTCGCTAAATATG GATGATCAAGCAGCTTCAAACTGCAAGCTGGCGAGAAGGACTTCGGTGAACAAAAGCCATGGGAAATGTTGA
- the LOC123452571 gene encoding putative ALA-interacting subunit 2 isoform X1 — translation MDEAGTSASAGSAPRGGRPARSGGEPVFYKFTQQDLPAWKPAMTPGYVIAIFLVIGIIFVPVGLICLQASNRVAEVVHRYDIDCLPNAYRSNKQAYIKDSSISKKCIQKVKVQYHMKAPIYVYYELDNYYQNHRRYIKSRSDKQLRYGLKYTDSSCSPIERSNGLPIVPCGLIAWSLFNDTYDFTRGSMGIMVDRKNISWRSDREHKYGKDVYPFNFQNGSLIGGGKLDPDIPLSNQEDLIVWMRAAALPQFRKLYGVIEEDIQADEIITMHITNNYNTYSFGGKKSLVLTTSTWLGGKNDFLGYAYLITGSSSIFLSIVFALIHVKIPRPQGDAAYLSWSRKNGNN, via the exons ATGGACGAGGCGGGCACCTCGGCGTCCGCAGGCTCCGCACCGCGCGGGGGGCGCCCGGCGAGATCGGGAGGTGAGCCAG TATTCTATAAATTCACCCAGCAGGATCTTCCAGCTTGGAAACCGGCAATGACACCAGGATAC GTGATAGCCATTTTCTTGGTAATTGGGATTATTTTTGTACCGGTCGGACTAATTTGCCTTCAAGCTTCAAACAGA GTTGCAGAAGTTGTTCACCGCTATGATATTGATTGTCTACCTAATGCTTACAGAAGTAATAAGCAGGCTTATATCAAAGACAGCTCAATTTCGAAGAAGTGTATTCAGAAAGTGAAG GTTCAATACCATATGAAAGCTCCAATTTATGTGTATTATGAACTCGACAACTACTACCAGAATCATCGTAG GTATATCAAAAGTAGAAGCGACAAACAACTACGCTATGGGCTGAAGTACACTGATAGCTCATGCAGTCCAATAGAAAGGAGCAACGGCCTTCCAATTGTTCCCTGCGGATTGATTGCCTGGAGCTTGTTCAATGATACTTATGACTTTACCCGTGGATCCATGGGAATAATGGTTGATAGGAAAAATATTTCATGGAGAAGTGATCGGGaacataagtatggcaaggatgTCTATCCTTTCAACTTTCAGAATGGATCCTTGATTGGAGGAGGGAAGCTTGACCCTGATATACCA CTAAGCAATCAGGAAGATCTTATTGTGTGGATGCGCGCAGCTGCTCTTCCCCAGTTTCGAAAGCTGTATGGTGTCATTGAAGAGGATATACAAGCTGACGAAATCATTACCATGCACATAACAAACAATTACAATACCTACAGTTTTGGTGGAAAGAAAAGCCTGGTTCTTACAACATCAACCTGGCTAGGTGGCAAGAATGACTTCCTTGGATATGCGTACCTTATCACTGGTTCCTCGAGCATTTTCTTGTCCATTGTCTTTGCTCTGATCCATGTGAAAATCCCAAG GCCACAAGGTGATGCTGCTTACCTATCTTGGAGCAGGAAAAACGGCAATAACTAA
- the LOC123452571 gene encoding putative ALA-interacting subunit 2 isoform X3 — protein sequence MDEAGTSASAGSAPRGGRPARSGGEPVFYKFTQQDLPAWKPAMTPGYVIAIFLVIGIIFVPVGLICLQASNRVAEVVHRYDIDCLPNAYRSNKQAYIKDSSISKKCIQKVKVQYHMKAPIYVYYELDNYYQNHRRYIKSRSDKQLRYGLKYTDSSCSPIERSNGLPIVPCGLIAWSLFNDTYDFTRGSMGIMVDRKNISWRSDREHKYGKDVYPFNFQNGSLIGGGKLDPDIPLSNQEDLIVWMRAAALPQFRKLYGVIEEDIQADEIITMHITNNYNTYSFGGKKSLVLTTSTWLGGKNDFLGYAYLITGSSSIFLSIVFALIHVKIPR from the exons ATGGACGAGGCGGGCACCTCGGCGTCCGCAGGCTCCGCACCGCGCGGGGGGCGCCCGGCGAGATCGGGAGGTGAGCCAG TATTCTATAAATTCACCCAGCAGGATCTTCCAGCTTGGAAACCGGCAATGACACCAGGATAC GTGATAGCCATTTTCTTGGTAATTGGGATTATTTTTGTACCGGTCGGACTAATTTGCCTTCAAGCTTCAAACAGA GTTGCAGAAGTTGTTCACCGCTATGATATTGATTGTCTACCTAATGCTTACAGAAGTAATAAGCAGGCTTATATCAAAGACAGCTCAATTTCGAAGAAGTGTATTCAGAAAGTGAAG GTTCAATACCATATGAAAGCTCCAATTTATGTGTATTATGAACTCGACAACTACTACCAGAATCATCGTAG GTATATCAAAAGTAGAAGCGACAAACAACTACGCTATGGGCTGAAGTACACTGATAGCTCATGCAGTCCAATAGAAAGGAGCAACGGCCTTCCAATTGTTCCCTGCGGATTGATTGCCTGGAGCTTGTTCAATGATACTTATGACTTTACCCGTGGATCCATGGGAATAATGGTTGATAGGAAAAATATTTCATGGAGAAGTGATCGGGaacataagtatggcaaggatgTCTATCCTTTCAACTTTCAGAATGGATCCTTGATTGGAGGAGGGAAGCTTGACCCTGATATACCA CTAAGCAATCAGGAAGATCTTATTGTGTGGATGCGCGCAGCTGCTCTTCCCCAGTTTCGAAAGCTGTATGGTGTCATTGAAGAGGATATACAAGCTGACGAAATCATTACCATGCACATAACAAACAATTACAATACCTACAGTTTTGGTGGAAAGAAAAGCCTGGTTCTTACAACATCAACCTGGCTAGGTGGCAAGAATGACTTCCTTGGATATGCGTACCTTATCACTGGTTCCTCGAGCATTTTCTTGTCCATTGTCTTTGCTCTGATCCATGTGAAAATCCCAAGGTAA
- the LOC123452571 gene encoding putative ALA-interacting subunit 2 isoform X2, protein MDEAGTSASAGSAPRGGRPARSGVFYKFTQQDLPAWKPAMTPGYVIAIFLVIGIIFVPVGLICLQASNRVAEVVHRYDIDCLPNAYRSNKQAYIKDSSISKKCIQKVKVQYHMKAPIYVYYELDNYYQNHRRYIKSRSDKQLRYGLKYTDSSCSPIERSNGLPIVPCGLIAWSLFNDTYDFTRGSMGIMVDRKNISWRSDREHKYGKDVYPFNFQNGSLIGGGKLDPDIPLSNQEDLIVWMRAAALPQFRKLYGVIEEDIQADEIITMHITNNYNTYSFGGKKSLVLTTSTWLGGKNDFLGYAYLITGSSSIFLSIVFALIHVKIPRPQGDAAYLSWSRKNGNN, encoded by the exons ATGGACGAGGCGGGCACCTCGGCGTCCGCAGGCTCCGCACCGCGCGGGGGGCGCCCGGCGAGATCGGGAG TATTCTATAAATTCACCCAGCAGGATCTTCCAGCTTGGAAACCGGCAATGACACCAGGATAC GTGATAGCCATTTTCTTGGTAATTGGGATTATTTTTGTACCGGTCGGACTAATTTGCCTTCAAGCTTCAAACAGA GTTGCAGAAGTTGTTCACCGCTATGATATTGATTGTCTACCTAATGCTTACAGAAGTAATAAGCAGGCTTATATCAAAGACAGCTCAATTTCGAAGAAGTGTATTCAGAAAGTGAAG GTTCAATACCATATGAAAGCTCCAATTTATGTGTATTATGAACTCGACAACTACTACCAGAATCATCGTAG GTATATCAAAAGTAGAAGCGACAAACAACTACGCTATGGGCTGAAGTACACTGATAGCTCATGCAGTCCAATAGAAAGGAGCAACGGCCTTCCAATTGTTCCCTGCGGATTGATTGCCTGGAGCTTGTTCAATGATACTTATGACTTTACCCGTGGATCCATGGGAATAATGGTTGATAGGAAAAATATTTCATGGAGAAGTGATCGGGaacataagtatggcaaggatgTCTATCCTTTCAACTTTCAGAATGGATCCTTGATTGGAGGAGGGAAGCTTGACCCTGATATACCA CTAAGCAATCAGGAAGATCTTATTGTGTGGATGCGCGCAGCTGCTCTTCCCCAGTTTCGAAAGCTGTATGGTGTCATTGAAGAGGATATACAAGCTGACGAAATCATTACCATGCACATAACAAACAATTACAATACCTACAGTTTTGGTGGAAAGAAAAGCCTGGTTCTTACAACATCAACCTGGCTAGGTGGCAAGAATGACTTCCTTGGATATGCGTACCTTATCACTGGTTCCTCGAGCATTTTCTTGTCCATTGTCTTTGCTCTGATCCATGTGAAAATCCCAAG GCCACAAGGTGATGCTGCTTACCTATCTTGGAGCAGGAAAAACGGCAATAACTAA
- the LOC123452569 gene encoding uncharacterized protein LOC123452569 isoform X1 has protein sequence MREEVRSSSGAAAEPQVAVVRSSSPPPTPVASSAGASSPAMQINIVSIDWLGNRQASRVDSSSHVAPHAYGPAHSFDAAGTALDSAPSCRPWERGDLLRRLATFKPSTWDAKPKAASSLACSQRGWVNVDMDKIECESCGAHLIFSAVASWSPTEVTKAGEAFAGQLDASHKNTCPWRGNSCADSLVQLHLTQSALIGGFKDRCDGLLQFLSLPVIAPSAIENMRLTRAAQINRLLTQSLSFLSGELGYKAENTPGVDIQQGSSCGYSRAQKLISLCGWEPRWLPNVQDCEENSTHSAKNALSNEPDEMFYSPLVEHQKSSFSASAKKDKGKGKRPLKDSGCSMSSPLLDCSLCGATVRIWDFRSVSRPTRFSPNNTDAPETGKKLTLTRGISAASGINGWVNDGVVRDQAEGRDEAATYEGKLVSNAGVDLNLSMAGGLPPLHSSVAVASECCNGGMGRDLMIAQPAGSEVGDRATSYESRGPSSRKRNLEEGGSTADKPQDGIRHADSIEGTVIDRDGEEVDDDVQDSDTKNKKSRGFNFFDANLPSSSGAGPSRNLCFDLDVDISMFGHSRAVGLAPVEHPSARDSMRASSVIAMDVRSADEDSMESVEYHPDAGIDINMPSSSGHRNIEMNDAFDLNDSNQAQQSACAQPAAGSDGREIGGSSTNEGEEVLNAGTTPAFARDQLSLGISGGSVGMGASDEAEIHGIDVSVQRTESGVGDAEPITDLTETMGHTGESVPGPGLMDEFVPEEVDREEPHGDSQDIVFRSAGRADSGSKYFGSNKADSGESGKKVGHAIGHESSMHPSLSCNAGVYAGFDASKEEVTQVGKAVTTDDQGLHYDLQNGLGATNGENDYEPGLPDFDPVKHHNSYCPWVNGTVAAACSYDTSSSSGSSQLSGWQLTVDALDTFQSLGQSQNQTMRSESAASLNMDDQAASNCKLARRTSVNKSHGKC, from the exons ATGCGGGAGGAGGTCAGGAGCTCGTCGGGGGCGGCGGCCGAGCCGCAGGTCGCCGTCGTccggtcgtcgtcgccgccgcccaccCCGGTGGCCAG tTCTGCTGGTGCCTCATCACCTGCTATGCAAATTAATATAGTAAGCATAGATTGGCTGGGTAACAGACAGGCTTCCAGGGTTGATTCCTCATCACACGTTGCACCACATGCCTATGGGCCTGCTCATAGCTTTGATGCTGCTGGAACTGCTTTGGATTCTGCACCATCTTGTAGACCATGGGAGCGTGGAGACTTACTTCGTCGACTGGCAACattcaaaccttcaacttgggatgcTAAACCGAAG GCTGCTAGTTCATTGGCTTGTTCTCAAAGAGGCTGGGTAAATGTTGATATGGACAAAATTGAATGTGAATCATGTGGTGCGCATCTTATATTCAGTGCAGTGGCATCCTGGTCCCCAACTGAAG TTACAAAAGCTGGAGAAGCCTTTGCGGGGCAGCTTGATGCATCACACAAGAATACCTGTCCCTGGAGGGGCAATAGCTGTGCTGATAGCTTGGTTCAGCTCCACCTTACACAGTCAGCGCTTATTGGAGGTTTTAAAGATCGATGCGATGGACTTCTACAGTTTCTCTCTCTTCCTGTGATTGCTCCATCTGCAATTGAGAACATGAGGTTGACAAGGGCCGCTCAGATTAACCGCCTATTAACCCAATCACTTAGCTTCTTATCTGGGGAGCTGGGTTACAAAGCTGAGAATACACCAGGAGTCGACATCCAGCAAGGTTCTTCATGTGGCTACTCAAGA GCGCAGAAGCTTATAAGCCTTTGTGGATGGGAGCCTAGGTGGCTTCCAAATGTTCAGGACTGTGAAGAAAACTCAACCCACTCAGCTAAAAATGCACTTTCAAATGAACCAGATGAAATGTTTTATTCCCCCCTTGTTGAACACCAGAAAAGTTCATTCTCTGCATCAGccaagaaagataaaggaaaaggcaaaaggcCCCTCAAAGATTCGGGATGCAGCATGAGCTCGCCTTTATTAGATTGCAGCCTGTGTGGGGCTACAGTTAGGATCTGGGACTTCAGATCTGTGTCACGTCCTACTCGTTTTAGTCCAAATAACACTGATGCACCAGAAACAGGCAAAAAGCTAACACTGACGCGTGGAATTAGTGCAGCGAGTGGGATCAATGGATGGGTTAATGATGGGGTGGTAAGAGATCAAGCTGAAGGACGTGATGAAGCAGCAACTTATGAGGGGAAATTAGTATCAAATGCTGGAGTAGACCTTAATCTATCGATGGCTGGAGGACTACCACCACTTCATTCTTCAGTGGCTGTTGCATCTGAGTGTTGTAATGGAGGAATGGGAAGAGATCTGATGATTGCACAGCCCGCTGGAAGTGAAGTTGGTGATCGTGCAACATCATATGAGTCTCGGGGTCCAAGCTCGCGGAAGCGTAACCTTGAGGAAGGCGGGAGCACAGCTGACAAGCCACAGGACGGGATTCGACATGCTGACAGCATAGAAGGAACTGTCATTGATCGTGATGGTGAAGAAGTTGACGATGACGTGCAAGATTCAGATACCAAGAATAAAAAATCCCGCGGGTTCAACTTTTTTGATGCCAATCTTCCATCTTCTTCTGGAGCTGGTCCTAGTAGAAACTTGTGCTTTGACTTGGATGTGGATATTAGTATGTTCGGTCACTCTAGAGCTGTCGGTCTAGCTCCTGTTGAGCATCCatctgctagagattctatgaGGGCGTCTTCTGTTATCGCAATGGATGTTCGCAGCGCTGATGAAGATTCAATGGAGAGTGTTGAGTACCATCCAGATGCTGGTATAGATATTAATATGCCTTCATCTAGTGGGCACAGGAACATTGAAATGAATGATGCCTTTGATCTCAACGATAGCAACCAAGCACAGCAAAGTGCTTGTGCACAACCTGCTGCTGGAAGTGATGGAAGGGAGATAGGAGGAAGCAGTACTAATGAAGGGGAGGAAGTCCTTAATGCAGGTACAACTCCTGCTTTTGCAAGGGATCAACTTAGCTTAGGAATCAGTGGTGGAAGTGTTGGCATGGGTGCTAGTGACGAGGCTGAAATTCATGGCATTGATGTATCTGTGCAAAGAACTGAGAGTGGTGTAGGTGATGCAGAACCTATTACTGACCTTACTGAGACAATGGGCCATACCGGTGAATCAGTTCCAGGGCCTGGATTGATGGATGAGTTTGTACCTGAAGAAGTTGACCGGGAAGAACCTCATGGAGACAGCCAAGATATTGTGTTCCGTTCAGCAGGCCGTGCTGACAGTGGATCAAAATATTTTGGTTCTAATAAAGCTGATTCTGGTGAGAGTGGAAAAAAGGTAGGACATGCCATTGGTCATGAAAGCAGTATGCATCCTTCTCTCTCTTGCAATGCTGGGGTGTATGCTGGTTTTGATGCATCTAAAGAGGAAGTGACGCAGGTTGGCAAAgcagtgactactgatgatcaagggTTGCATTATGATCTGCAGAATGGATTGG GAGCAACAAATGGAGAAAACGACTATGAACCAGGCCTTCCAGATTTTGATCCTGTTAAGCATCACAACAGTTACTGTCCATGGGTCAATGGAACTGTTGCAGCAGCTTGCAGCTATGATACTAGTTCCAGCTCAGGCAGTTCACAACTTTCTGGCTGGCAGCTAACTGTTGATGCACTTGATACATTCCAGTCCCTTGGTCAGTCTCAAAACCAAACCATGCGGTCTGAATCTGCGGCCTCGCTAAATATG GATGATCAAGCAGCTTCAAACTGCAAGCTGGCGAGAAGGACTTCGGTGAACAAAAGCCATGGGAAATGTTGA